Proteins encoded in a region of the Oscillospiraceae bacterium MB24-C1 genome:
- a CDS encoding aldolase/citrate lyase family protein yields MNRDRLRRSVLYASASNPANIAQAPLYRADCLVYDLEDSVSVAEKDAARFLVYNTLRRPRISQSELVVRINGLDTPFGRQDLEAIVRAKPDLIRLPKCESPEIVHEVCDEISRIERDAGIEENSIGIMAIIETASGLLNARETAMASKRLVALSLGGEDFTASMKTTRTAKGTELYYARNVIALAARAAGIQAIDTVYSDINDEEGLVEDTLAIKNIGYDGKVAIHPRQVDRINTLFTPTDKEIDKAMRIFAAIREANARNSGVIALDGKMIDAPVVERARRTMALAKATGKWNGGDEDGVE; encoded by the coding sequence ATGAACCGAGATCGATTGAGAAGAAGTGTCCTGTATGCCAGCGCTTCAAATCCGGCCAATATAGCGCAGGCGCCGTTATACCGCGCCGACTGCCTGGTTTACGACCTTGAAGACTCGGTTTCGGTCGCTGAAAAAGATGCGGCGCGCTTTCTGGTCTATAACACGTTGCGCCGGCCCCGCATCTCTCAAAGCGAGCTGGTCGTGCGCATCAACGGATTGGATACACCGTTCGGACGCCAAGACCTTGAAGCTATCGTGCGGGCTAAGCCGGATCTGATACGCCTACCCAAGTGTGAATCGCCAGAGATCGTCCACGAGGTCTGCGACGAAATTTCCCGCATTGAACGAGACGCCGGCATCGAGGAAAACAGCATTGGAATCATGGCGATCATTGAGACGGCGTCTGGTCTGCTCAACGCCCGAGAAACCGCTATGGCCAGCAAGCGACTCGTCGCACTATCGCTCGGCGGTGAGGATTTTACCGCGAGCATGAAGACCACCCGCACCGCAAAAGGTACCGAGCTGTATTACGCTAGAAACGTCATTGCACTGGCTGCCAGAGCGGCGGGTATTCAGGCCATCGACACGGTGTATTCTGATATCAACGATGAGGAGGGGCTGGTTGAGGACACCCTTGCCATCAAAAACATCGGCTATGACGGTAAGGTCGCCATCCATCCGCGTCAGGTGGATCGTATCAACACGTTGTTTACCCCCACTGACAAAGAGATAGACAAAGCGATGCGCATTTTTGCGGCAATTCGCGAGGCGAACGCGCGCAACTCCGGTGTTATCGCCCTTGACGGTAAGATGATCGATGCCCCTGTGGTCGAACGC
- the citD gene encoding citrate lyase acyl carrier protein has protein sequence MKIVRMAQAGGLESGDVLVTVEPNEGGGVTLELESVLKAQFGKSILETVHRAAQIMQVPDAAIRLVDRGALDHVILSRVQTALLRAGDQTTFDWSRGDVQ, from the coding sequence ATGAAAATAGTTCGTATGGCGCAGGCCGGCGGATTGGAATCCGGCGACGTGCTGGTGACGGTCGAGCCCAATGAGGGCGGCGGTGTTACCCTTGAGCTTGAAAGCGTACTTAAAGCGCAATTTGGCAAGTCTATTCTCGAGACAGTCCACCGCGCCGCCCAGATCATGCAGGTTCCCGATGCTGCAATCCGTCTCGTCGATCGGGGCGCCTTGGATCATGTGATCCTCTCCCGGGTACAAACCGCCTTGCTTCGGGCCGGCGATCAAACAACATTTGACTGGAGCAGGGGGGATGTGCAATGA